A genomic region of Gimesia chilikensis contains the following coding sequences:
- a CDS encoding type II secretion system protein, whose product MQKRSPKAPSASQHNRSAFTLIELMIVIVIILILIGLLIPAVGAVRLRAQQSQVRSEIANLDTALTSFKTDFGIYPPSYIKLYESGSATWDAHSRGLVRKMWPQFNFALDKDINNDGDVNDVFTLNAGECLVFFLGGVWDVTGKTPNGFSKNPANPFAIATGGTNRRGPYFEFDNSRFTDIDSDTAAEYKDAFPGQQIPYMYFSSYDGRGYRSSELPSIPALGIAMTNVYHQGDPSPSASLGPAYKSKSYQIISAGADGQLGTGGNYDPDKNFPAGRTVESDNITNFSNGSLK is encoded by the coding sequence ATGCAAAAACGGTCGCCAAAAGCCCCTTCGGCGTCGCAGCACAACAGGAGTGCGTTTACTCTGATCGAGCTCATGATTGTGATCGTGATCATCCTGATTCTGATCGGCCTCCTCATTCCCGCCGTAGGTGCCGTCCGTCTCCGGGCGCAGCAGTCTCAGGTGAGAAGCGAAATCGCGAATCTGGATACTGCTCTGACATCATTTAAAACTGATTTTGGAATTTACCCGCCCAGCTATATTAAGCTGTATGAATCAGGAAGTGCCACTTGGGATGCACACAGTAGAGGCTTGGTTCGCAAGATGTGGCCTCAGTTTAACTTCGCCCTTGATAAAGATATTAACAACGATGGTGATGTGAATGATGTTTTTACTCTTAACGCAGGTGAATGTCTTGTATTCTTCCTTGGTGGGGTCTGGGATGTAACAGGAAAGACTCCAAATGGGTTTTCGAAAAATCCAGCAAACCCGTTCGCAATCGCGACCGGGGGGACCAATCGTCGTGGTCCTTATTTCGAATTCGATAATAGTCGTTTTACAGATATCGATAGTGATACCGCGGCAGAATATAAGGACGCATTTCCTGGTCAGCAGATCCCTTACATGTATTTCAGTAGCTATGATGGTCGTGGCTATCGATCTTCAGAATTACCCAGTATTCCAGCTTTAGGGATAGCCATGACCAATGTGTATCACCAGGGGGATCCGAGTCCTTCTGCATCCTTAGGGCCAGCTTATAAATCCAAGTCATATCAGATCATTTCTGCCGGTGCGGACGGCCAACTTGGCACTGGAGGGAATTACGATCCAGATAAAAACTTTCCTGCTGGGCGAACCGTAGAGTCAGATAACATTACCAATT